In Rubrivirga sp. SAORIC476, the following are encoded in one genomic region:
- a CDS encoding HPr family phosphocarrier protein, with translation MLTREVTVRNKAGVHTRPASMIVREASRFEAEFFIRKDGYEINGKSIIGVMTLAAEQGATLDLLFEGADEAEAADALEALFERGFGEAM, from the coding sequence ATGCTTACTCGCGAGGTCACGGTCCGCAACAAAGCCGGCGTCCACACGCGCCCGGCGTCGATGATCGTCCGCGAGGCGTCCCGCTTCGAGGCAGAGTTCTTCATCCGCAAGGACGGCTACGAGATCAACGGCAAGAGCATCATCGGCGTGATGACGCTGGCCGCCGAGCAGGGCGCCACGCTCGATCTGCTGTTCGAGGGCGCCGACGAGGCCGAGGCTGCCGACGCGCTCGAGGCGCTCTTCGAGCGGGGCTTCGGCGAAGCGATGTAG
- a CDS encoding polyprenyl synthetase family protein, which translates to MTTTLSPTDLIEEVNDALAGLDLPSEPEGLYAPVRYVLAGGGKRIRPVLVLLAAEAFGGDAARRRAMPAALGVEVFHNFTLVHDDIMDHSDTRRGRDTVHVRWDEPTAILAGDLMMGLAARLVVGTDGADARRLAEAHYRMVGLLCEGQTLDMGFETRDDVTVDEYLGMIDRKTGALLEHALELGAVIGGASDAEVDALRRAGLALGRAFQIQDDLLDLTADPDTWGKPIGGDLVEGKRTFLLLTARACAESADADWLAEVFEGGLDPVRVPAVRDRLDALGVLDAAAEAVDHYTEVGRAGLDVLPAGPASDALRTLALGLASRTL; encoded by the coding sequence GTGACGACGACGCTCTCGCCCACGGACCTCATCGAGGAGGTCAACGATGCCCTCGCGGGACTCGATCTGCCGAGCGAGCCCGAGGGGCTCTACGCGCCGGTCCGCTACGTGCTGGCGGGCGGCGGCAAGCGCATTCGGCCCGTGCTCGTGTTGCTCGCCGCCGAGGCCTTCGGCGGCGACGCGGCCCGCAGACGCGCGATGCCTGCCGCGCTGGGCGTGGAGGTGTTCCACAACTTCACCCTCGTCCACGACGACATCATGGACCACTCCGACACGCGTCGGGGGAGAGACACCGTTCATGTTCGCTGGGACGAGCCGACGGCGATCCTCGCCGGGGACCTGATGATGGGCCTCGCCGCCCGCCTCGTGGTCGGCACCGACGGAGCCGACGCCCGCCGACTGGCTGAGGCGCACTACCGGATGGTCGGGCTCCTGTGCGAGGGGCAGACGCTCGACATGGGCTTCGAGACGCGCGACGACGTGACGGTGGACGAGTACCTGGGCATGATCGACCGCAAGACGGGCGCGCTGCTGGAGCACGCCCTCGAACTGGGCGCCGTCATCGGCGGCGCCTCCGACGCCGAGGTGGACGCGCTGCGCCGCGCCGGACTCGCTCTCGGCCGCGCCTTCCAGATTCAGGATGACCTCCTGGATCTCACCGCCGATCCCGACACCTGGGGCAAGCCCATCGGCGGCGACCTCGTCGAGGGCAAGCGTACGTTCCTCCTCCTCACGGCCCGCGCCTGCGCGGAGTCGGCCGACGCAGACTGGCTCGCCGAGGTGTTCGAGGGCGGTCTCGACCCCGTCCGCGTCCCCGCCGTTCGCGACCGCCTCGACGCCCTCGGCGTGCTCGACGCCGCTGCCGAGGCCGTCGACCACTACACCGAGGTGGGGCGGGCCGGGCTGGACGTGCTGCCCGCCGGTCCCGCCTCCGACGCCCTCCGCACGCTGGCCCTCGGCCTCGCCTCCCGAACCCTCTAG
- a CDS encoding adenylate kinase, with translation MRLALFGPPGAGKGTQAKRLAHAHGLTHLSTGDLFRAAIRQKTPLGVRVTELLAAGELVPDDVTCGIVADTLAEIGTRDFVLDGFPRTVPQAEWLVKHLAEAEAPLDAMISLEVPDDQIVHRLSRRRTDPATGEIYHLDFNPPPADTDLATLVHRSDDQPEAIQHRLEVYHEETAPVEAALRAHVPTVEIDGTGTLDEVQARVDAALAAVGEA, from the coding sequence ATGCGACTCGCACTCTTCGGCCCGCCGGGGGCTGGCAAGGGGACGCAGGCCAAGCGCCTCGCCCATGCCCACGGCCTCACCCATCTTTCGACCGGGGACCTGTTCCGCGCCGCCATCCGCCAGAAGACGCCCCTGGGCGTCCGCGTGACGGAGTTGCTGGCCGCCGGTGAACTCGTGCCCGACGACGTGACCTGCGGTATCGTCGCAGACACGCTCGCGGAGATCGGCACGCGCGACTTCGTCCTGGATGGGTTTCCGCGCACCGTCCCTCAGGCCGAGTGGCTGGTGAAGCACCTCGCCGAGGCCGAGGCGCCGCTCGACGCCATGATCAGTCTGGAGGTCCCGGACGACCAGATCGTGCACCGCCTCTCGCGCCGCCGCACCGACCCCGCCACGGGGGAGATCTACCACCTCGACTTCAACCCGCCGCCCGCCGACACGGACTTGGCGACGCTCGTCCACCGCTCGGACGACCAGCCGGAGGCGATCCAGCACCGGCTGGAGGTCTACCACGAGGAGACGGCGCCCGTCGAGGCGGCCCTCCGCGCGCACGTCCCGACCGTCGAGATTGACGGCACGGGGACGCTCGACGAGGTGCAGGCTCGCGTGGACGCCGCGCTCGCCGCAGTCGGGGAAGCGTGA